A portion of the Tenacibaculum todarodis genome contains these proteins:
- a CDS encoding DEAD/DEAH box helicase, which produces MTTFLDLGLQEPITRALIDLGYEKPTVIQEKAIPQIISSDTDLKAFAQTGTGKTAAFSLPIIELADQTNSNVQAIILSPTRELAVQIGKNIEDFTKYLPNLKVTTVYGGSNIDEQIRKLKRGVQIVVGTPGRTVDLINRRALKLGNVKWLVLDEADEMLNMGFKDELDKVLDATPDSKQTLLFSATFPREVESIARNYMTQPVEITSGEKNTGSDNVSHEYYLVSERTRYQALKRISDLNPDIYAIIFCRTRRETQEVADKLIQDGYSADSLHGDLSQGQRDSVMEKFRAKTIQILVATDVAARGIDVNDLTHVINHKLPDQIENYNHRSGRTGRAGSKGISIALVSKKEQGRLRSIERIIKKKFAHTQVPTGKQICQNQLLHLIDKVQKTEVNEGELNEFLPSIYEKLEGLTREELVQKFVSLEFNKFLSYYENSKDLNDMSSNRDSSRRGASNENMTRFFINIGRKDKLNPARLIGLINDQNIGNKVEIGAIDILDTFSFFELDKNFEAATLDAFQANSPDFEGRGVNIEITKKREGGGRKRGGGGRRSFGGGDRKSGGGSFGRRRSSEGSSNKRSSRSSDRPDRSTKDKNTGGFGRRRRER; this is translated from the coding sequence ATGACCACATTTTTAGACTTAGGTTTACAAGAACCTATTACAAGAGCTTTAATTGATTTAGGATATGAAAAGCCTACAGTAATTCAAGAAAAAGCAATTCCACAAATTATTTCTTCTGATACAGATTTAAAAGCATTTGCTCAAACTGGTACAGGAAAAACCGCAGCTTTTAGTTTACCTATTATAGAGTTAGCTGATCAAACAAACTCAAATGTACAGGCAATTATATTGTCTCCAACTCGTGAGTTAGCGGTACAAATTGGTAAAAACATTGAAGATTTTACTAAATATTTACCAAACTTAAAAGTAACAACAGTTTACGGTGGTTCTAATATAGACGAACAAATTAGAAAACTTAAAAGAGGTGTTCAAATTGTAGTTGGAACTCCTGGTAGAACAGTTGATTTAATTAACAGAAGAGCCTTAAAATTAGGTAATGTAAAATGGTTAGTTTTAGATGAAGCTGATGAAATGCTTAACATGGGTTTCAAAGATGAACTTGATAAAGTTTTAGATGCAACTCCAGACAGCAAACAAACCTTATTATTTTCTGCAACTTTTCCAAGAGAAGTAGAATCTATTGCAAGAAATTATATGACACAGCCTGTTGAAATAACTTCAGGTGAAAAAAACACAGGTTCAGATAATGTTTCTCATGAATACTATTTAGTTTCGGAGAGAACACGCTACCAAGCATTAAAAAGAATTTCTGATTTAAATCCTGATATTTATGCAATTATTTTCTGTAGAACTCGTAGAGAAACACAAGAAGTTGCAGATAAATTAATACAAGACGGTTATAGTGCTGACTCTTTACATGGAGATTTATCTCAAGGACAAAGAGACTCTGTAATGGAGAAATTTCGTGCTAAAACTATACAAATATTAGTAGCAACAGATGTTGCAGCACGTGGTATTGATGTTAATGATTTAACACACGTTATCAACCATAAATTACCAGACCAAATAGAAAACTACAATCACCGAAGCGGACGTACAGGACGTGCAGGAAGTAAAGGTATTTCTATTGCTTTAGTTAGTAAAAAAGAACAAGGTAGATTACGTTCTATTGAACGTATAATCAAAAAGAAATTTGCTCACACACAAGTTCCTACTGGTAAACAAATTTGTCAGAATCAATTATTACACTTAATTGATAAAGTACAAAAAACTGAAGTAAACGAAGGTGAACTTAATGAGTTCTTACCAAGTATTTATGAGAAATTAGAAGGATTAACTCGTGAAGAGTTAGTTCAGAAATTTGTCTCTTTAGAGTTTAACAAATTCTTATCGTACTACGAAAACTCTAAAGATTTAAATGACATGTCTTCTAACAGAGATAGCTCTAGAAGAGGAGCTTCTAACGAAAACATGACACGTTTCTTTATTAATATTGGTAGAAAAGATAAATTAAATCCTGCAAGATTAATTGGTTTAATTAACGACCAAAACATTGGTAATAAAGTAGAAATTGGAGCTATTGATATTTTAGATACGTTCTCTTTCTTTGAATTAGATAAAAACTTTGAAGCTGCAACTTTAGATGCTTTCCAAGCAAACTCTCCAGATTTTGAAGGAAGAGGTGTAAACATTGAAATCACTAAAAAACGTGAAGGCGGTGGAAGAAAACGCGGCGGCGGTGGAAGAAGATCTTTTGGCGGCGGTGATAGAAAAAGTGGTGGCGGAAGTTTTGGAAGACGTAGAAGTTCTGAAGGTTCTAGTAACAAAAGATCTTCTAGATCTTCTGATAGACCAGATAGAAGTACAAAAGATAAAAATACTGGCGGTTTCGGAAGAAGACGTAGAGAAAGATAA
- a CDS encoding PorV/PorQ family protein, which produces MKTRLLFLLFLPLIANAQFRNYSNEFLNIGVDAKALGMSKAVVASTNDVNSTYWNPAGLVNLEDAQGSLMHASYFAGIANYNFAAYAKPIDDRSAIGISIIRFGVDDILNTTQLIDSQGNIDYNRISLFSAADYAFNVSYARNLIHKDLHIGVNAKIVRRIIGEFASSWGFGFDAGLQFERNDWKFGLMLRDITTTFNSWSIDEEEFEKIKSAIPDENQELPETTEITKPKAQFGVAKTFRVGRYLNLLTEVDLNMRFAKTNDIISSEIVSIDPAVGFQLDYDNIVFLRAGIGNFQKVEEFGEESTSVQPNLGVGFLYKGIQIDYALTNIGSVGNALYSNIFSVKIDFSAFRP; this is translated from the coding sequence TTGAAAACACGACTCCTTTTTTTACTATTCTTACCACTTATTGCAAACGCTCAGTTTAGAAATTATTCCAATGAATTTTTAAATATTGGTGTTGACGCAAAAGCACTTGGTATGAGCAAAGCAGTTGTTGCTTCTACTAATGATGTAAATTCTACTTATTGGAATCCAGCTGGTTTAGTTAATTTAGAAGACGCACAAGGCTCTTTAATGCACGCCTCTTATTTTGCAGGAATTGCAAATTATAATTTTGCTGCATATGCAAAGCCAATAGATGACAGAAGTGCTATTGGTATTTCTATAATTCGTTTTGGTGTAGATGATATTTTAAACACTACACAGTTAATTGACAGTCAAGGAAATATTGATTACAATAGAATTAGCTTGTTCTCTGCTGCAGATTATGCATTTAACGTTTCTTATGCTCGGAATTTAATTCATAAAGATTTACATATTGGTGTAAACGCTAAAATTGTACGTAGAATTATTGGGGAATTTGCTTCTTCTTGGGGATTTGGTTTTGATGCAGGATTACAGTTTGAGCGAAACGATTGGAAATTTGGGTTAATGCTTAGAGACATTACTACAACCTTTAATTCTTGGTCTATAGATGAAGAAGAGTTTGAAAAAATTAAAAGTGCCATTCCAGATGAAAATCAGGAATTACCAGAAACAACAGAAATAACAAAACCAAAAGCACAATTTGGTGTTGCAAAAACATTTAGAGTTGGACGTTATCTTAATTTACTTACAGAAGTAGATTTAAATATGCGTTTTGCTAAAACAAACGATATTATTTCTTCAGAAATTGTAAGTATAGATCCAGCTGTTGGATTTCAATTAGATTATGATAATATAGTATTTTTACGTGCTGGAATTGGTAATTTTCAAAAAGTTGAAGAGTTTGGAGAGGAATCTACTTCTGTACAACCAAATCTTGGAGTTGGCTTTTTATACAAAGGAATTCAAATTGATTATGCACTTACAAATATAGGAAGTGTTGGTAACGCCTTATATTCTAATATCTTTTCAGTAAAAATAGATTTTAGCGCTTTTAGACCTTAA
- a CDS encoding YheT family hydrolase, translating to MPILKTDFTPALPFRNGHFNTMYRPLFMKESNNYKRKRITTWDNDFLDLDFSFTNSESIVLLIHGLEGSSESHYMVSTANLLNNNKFDTVCLNLRGCSGEDNLLLQTYHSGKTDDVNFVVDYLVENYNYKQIVVVGYSLGGNMTLKYLGEFAKTLPKEVKGGIAVSVPIDITTAQVEMNKLKNKLYMQEFMRTMKIKLLEKAEKFPDYTLNKKLLYKATKFRHIEKQFTVPVFGFESSEDYWEKASCKPYIPKIKVPSLLINAKDDSFLSKECYPTKEAENSSLFHFMETNYGGHVGFMSSFTAKENTWLENEILTFIKNKLLL from the coding sequence ATGCCAATACTAAAAACTGACTTCACTCCTGCACTTCCATTTCGTAACGGTCATTTTAACACCATGTATCGTCCGTTATTTATGAAAGAATCAAATAACTATAAACGAAAAAGAATTACCACTTGGGACAACGATTTTTTAGATTTAGATTTTTCTTTTACAAATTCTGAGTCTATCGTTTTATTAATACATGGTTTAGAAGGTAGTTCTGAATCTCATTATATGGTTTCTACCGCTAATTTACTCAATAACAACAAATTTGATACTGTTTGCTTAAATCTACGTGGTTGTAGCGGAGAAGATAATTTACTGCTACAAACTTATCATTCAGGTAAAACTGATGATGTTAATTTTGTAGTAGATTACCTAGTTGAAAACTACAATTACAAACAAATTGTAGTTGTTGGCTACAGTCTTGGCGGAAATATGACACTTAAATATTTAGGTGAATTTGCTAAAACGCTTCCGAAAGAAGTTAAAGGAGGAATTGCCGTTTCTGTTCCTATTGATATTACAACCGCACAAGTTGAAATGAATAAACTCAAAAACAAATTGTACATGCAAGAGTTTATGAGAACCATGAAAATTAAACTTTTAGAAAAAGCAGAAAAGTTTCCTGATTATACATTAAATAAAAAACTGCTGTACAAAGCCACTAAGTTTAGACATATAGAAAAACAATTTACTGTGCCTGTTTTTGGATTTGAAAGCTCTGAAGATTATTGGGAAAAAGCAAGTTGTAAACCTTACATTCCTAAAATTAAGGTTCCGTCTCTTCTTATAAACGCTAAAGACGATAGTTTTTTATCAAAAGAATGTTATCCAACTAAAGAAGCAGAAAACTCTTCTCTTTTTCATTTTATGGAAACTAATTACGGCGGTCATGTTGGTTTTATGAGTTCATTTACAGCAAAAGAAAATACTTGGCTAGAGAATGAAATTCTAACATTTATTAAAAATAAATTACTTCTTTAA
- a CDS encoding RecQ family ATP-dependent DNA helicase: MNSDSLDLYGPLKKFFGFSQFKGLQEQVITSILKNENTFVIMPTGGGKSLCYQLPALMKEGTAIVVSPLIALMKNQVDAIRGISEHHGIAHVLNSSLNKSEVNQVKEDIASGITKLLYVAPESLIKEEYASFLRTQKISFVAIDEAHCISEWGHDFRPEYRNLRHIIKQIDNVPIIGLTATATEKVQEDILKTLGMSDANTFKASFNRPNLFYEVRPKTNEIEKDIIRFIKQHPGKSGIVYCLSRKKVEEIAQVLQVNGINAVPYHAGFDAKTRAKHQDMFLMEDCDVVVATIAFGMGIDKPDVRYVIHHDIPKSLESYYQETGRAGRDDGEGICLTFYAYKDIEKLEKFMANKPVAEQEIGHALLQEVVGYAETSMNRRKYLLHYFGEEFDEINGLGADMDDNTRNPKKKSEAKDDVVTILDVVAKTNQQYKAKEIVNTIIGKENALLKSHKTTAQPFFGVGKERTALYWMALIRQILVVNLIRKEIEQYGVIKLTDEGKGFAKNPTSFMMTEDHSYNVKDDGSIITNPKAAGGTDEKLVKFLKDLRKQVAKKHNVPPFAVFQDPSLADMALKYPINLEELSKVHGVGEGKARKFGKDFVKLITTYVEDNDITRPDDLIVKSTGVNSGLKLYIIQNTDRKLPLEDIAKAKGLKLEELIKEMEAIIFSGTKLNISYAVDDLLDEDQQEEIHDYFMEAETDKIQDALDEFDGEYDLDELRLMRIKFTNEVAN; this comes from the coding sequence ATGAATAGTGATTCTTTGGACTTATACGGTCCGTTAAAAAAGTTTTTTGGTTTTAGCCAATTTAAAGGTTTACAGGAACAAGTAATTACAAGTATTTTAAAAAACGAAAATACATTTGTAATTATGCCAACTGGTGGAGGGAAATCTCTGTGTTATCAATTACCAGCATTGATGAAAGAAGGTACAGCAATTGTAGTTTCTCCTTTAATTGCCTTAATGAAAAATCAAGTAGATGCCATTCGTGGTATTTCTGAACATCATGGTATTGCACATGTTTTAAATTCATCCTTAAATAAATCAGAAGTAAATCAAGTTAAAGAAGACATTGCGTCGGGCATTACAAAATTATTGTATGTAGCTCCTGAGTCTTTAATAAAAGAAGAATATGCTTCATTTTTAAGAACACAAAAAATATCTTTTGTTGCAATTGATGAAGCACATTGTATTTCTGAATGGGGGCACGACTTTAGACCAGAATATAGAAATTTACGTCATATAATTAAGCAGATAGACAATGTACCAATTATTGGTTTAACTGCAACTGCTACCGAAAAAGTACAAGAAGATATTCTTAAAACTTTAGGTATGAGTGATGCTAATACTTTTAAAGCATCCTTTAATAGACCTAATTTATTCTATGAAGTACGTCCAAAAACGAATGAAATAGAAAAAGATATAATCCGTTTTATTAAACAACATCCAGGAAAATCTGGAATTGTGTACTGTTTAAGTAGAAAGAAAGTTGAGGAAATTGCTCAAGTTTTACAAGTAAACGGAATTAATGCAGTGCCATATCATGCTGGTTTTGATGCAAAAACGCGTGCAAAACATCAAGATATGTTCTTAATGGAAGATTGCGACGTAGTTGTAGCTACCATTGCATTTGGTATGGGAATTGACAAACCAGATGTTCGTTATGTAATACATCATGATATACCAAAAAGTTTAGAAAGTTATTACCAAGAAACAGGTAGAGCAGGACGTGATGACGGAGAAGGGATTTGTTTAACTTTTTATGCATATAAAGACATAGAAAAGTTAGAGAAATTTATGGCTAACAAGCCTGTGGCTGAGCAAGAAATTGGTCATGCATTATTACAGGAGGTTGTAGGTTATGCAGAAACGTCTATGAATAGGCGTAAATATTTATTGCATTATTTCGGTGAAGAATTCGATGAAATTAACGGACTTGGTGCGGATATGGATGATAATACTAGAAATCCGAAGAAAAAAAGTGAAGCGAAAGATGATGTTGTAACAATTTTAGATGTTGTTGCTAAAACCAATCAACAATACAAAGCAAAAGAAATTGTAAATACCATTATTGGTAAAGAAAACGCACTGTTGAAATCTCATAAAACCACAGCCCAACCATTTTTTGGAGTAGGTAAGGAGAGAACTGCATTGTATTGGATGGCATTAATTCGTCAAATATTGGTTGTAAACCTAATTAGAAAAGAAATTGAACAATACGGAGTTATTAAATTAACAGATGAAGGAAAAGGTTTTGCTAAAAATCCAACTTCATTTATGATGACTGAAGATCATTCTTATAATGTAAAAGATGATGGAAGCATAATTACAAATCCAAAAGCAGCAGGAGGAACTGATGAAAAATTAGTTAAGTTTTTAAAAGACTTACGAAAGCAAGTTGCTAAAAAACATAATGTACCGCCATTTGCAGTTTTTCAAGACCCTTCTTTAGCAGATATGGCTTTAAAATACCCAATCAATTTAGAAGAACTTTCTAAGGTTCATGGAGTTGGTGAAGGTAAAGCTCGTAAGTTTGGTAAAGATTTTGTAAAATTAATTACAACTTATGTTGAAGATAATGATATTACAAGACCAGACGATTTAATTGTAAAAAGTACAGGTGTAAACTCTGGACTAAAATTGTATATCATTCAAAATACAGATAGAAAATTACCACTTGAAGATATTGCTAAAGCAAAAGGTTTAAAACTAGAAGAGCTTATTAAGGAAATGGAAGCTATTATTTTTTCTGGTACCAAGTTAAATATCTCGTATGCTGTTGATGATTTATTAGATGAAGATCAGCAAGAAGAAATTCACGATTATTTTATGGAAGCAGAAACAGATAAAATTCAAGATGCTTTAGATGAATTTGATGGAGAATATGATTTAGATGAATTACGTTTAATGCGAATTAAGTTTACGAATGAAGTTGCTAATTAG
- the lptB gene encoding LPS export ABC transporter ATP-binding protein encodes MILKADNIQKIYGSRKVVKGISLEVKQGEIIGLLGPNGAGKTTSFYMIVGMVKPNGGTIYLNDEVITEDAMYKRAQKGIGYLAQEASVFRKLSVEDNIMSVLEFTDRTKKQQKERLEELIEEFSLGHVRKNRGDLLSGGERRRTEIARCLASDPNFILLDEPFAGVDPIAVEDIQGIVAQLKNKNIGILITDHDVQATLAITDRSYLMYQGSILKEGTPEELAADETVRKVYLGKDFELKKKKF; translated from the coding sequence ATGATTTTAAAAGCGGACAATATTCAAAAAATATATGGTAGCCGAAAGGTTGTAAAAGGTATTTCTCTTGAAGTTAAACAAGGAGAAATTATTGGCCTTTTAGGACCAAATGGAGCTGGAAAAACAACTTCATTTTACATGATTGTAGGTATGGTAAAGCCAAACGGTGGAACTATTTATTTAAATGATGAAGTTATTACGGAAGACGCCATGTACAAACGCGCCCAGAAAGGAATTGGATATTTAGCACAAGAAGCTTCTGTTTTTAGAAAACTATCTGTTGAAGACAATATTATGTCGGTTTTAGAATTTACCGATAGAACAAAAAAGCAACAAAAAGAACGCTTAGAAGAACTTATTGAAGAGTTTAGTTTAGGTCATGTTCGTAAAAACAGAGGTGATTTACTTTCTGGTGGAGAACGTAGAAGAACAGAAATTGCACGTTGTTTAGCTTCTGACCCTAATTTTATTTTATTAGACGAACCTTTTGCCGGTGTAGATCCTATTGCTGTTGAAGATATTCAAGGAATTGTTGCGCAATTAAAAAATAAAAATATTGGTATTTTAATTACAGATCATGATGTACAAGCAACTTTAGCAATTACAGATCGTTCTTACTTAATGTATCAAGGTAGTATTTTAAAAGAAGGAACTCCAGAAGAATTAGCTGCTGACGAAACTGTACGTAAAGTATATCTTGGTAAAGACTTTGAGTTAAAGAAAAAGAAATTTTAA
- a CDS encoding KpsF/GutQ family sugar-phosphate isomerase — MKDFSSILATAKETILLESTSIANLTTLLDSDFEEAVKYIYNTNGRVIVTGIGKSANIATKIVATLNSTGTPAIFMHAADAIHGDLGIIQKGDAVICISKSGNTPEIKVLVPLIKNSNNKVIAITGNKDSFLGKNADYTLNSFVEKEACPNNLAPTTSTTAQLVMGDALAVCLLDLRGFTSKDFAKYHPGGALGKRLYLRVSDLIDKNEKPQVVSNDVVAKVIVEISEKRLGVTAVTSSEGKIEGIITDGDIRRMLNKTTKIDSLTANDIMSKNPKTINQTAMAVDALETLENNSITQILVTDDNKKYVGVVHLHDLLKEGIF; from the coding sequence TTGAAAGATTTCAGTTCAATATTGGCTACTGCCAAAGAAACAATTCTCTTAGAAAGCACTTCGATAGCAAATTTAACTACTTTATTAGATAGTGATTTTGAAGAAGCTGTAAAATATATTTACAATACCAATGGACGTGTTATTGTTACTGGTATTGGTAAAAGTGCTAATATTGCTACTAAAATTGTAGCTACTTTAAACTCTACCGGAACTCCAGCAATTTTTATGCACGCTGCCGATGCAATTCATGGAGATTTGGGTATTATCCAAAAAGGAGATGCTGTAATATGTATTTCTAAAAGTGGAAATACACCTGAAATTAAGGTTTTAGTTCCATTAATTAAGAATTCTAATAATAAAGTAATTGCCATAACTGGTAATAAAGATTCTTTTCTAGGGAAGAATGCAGATTATACTTTAAATTCTTTTGTAGAAAAAGAAGCTTGCCCTAATAATTTAGCGCCAACAACAAGCACAACAGCTCAATTAGTAATGGGAGATGCACTTGCAGTTTGCCTATTAGATTTACGCGGTTTTACGAGTAAAGATTTTGCCAAATATCATCCAGGAGGCGCATTAGGGAAACGATTATATTTACGTGTTTCTGATTTAATTGATAAAAACGAAAAACCCCAAGTTGTTTCAAACGATGTGGTTGCAAAAGTAATTGTAGAGATTTCTGAAAAACGATTGGGTGTAACAGCTGTTACTTCTTCCGAAGGAAAAATTGAAGGAATTATAACTGATGGAGATATAAGACGAATGCTTAATAAAACTACCAAAATTGATAGTTTAACAGCTAATGATATAATGAGTAAAAATCCAAAAACAATTAACCAAACAGCAATGGCTGTTGATGCTTTGGAAACACTAGAAAACAACAGTATAACACAAATTTTAGTTACTGACGATAACAAAAAGTATGTTGGTGTTGTTCATTTACACGATTTACTAAAAGAAGGAATATTTTAA
- a CDS encoding CDP-alcohol phosphatidyltransferase family protein has product MNIKRHIPNLLTLGNLFCGTVAAIFAVKGDFEGAALLVAIGIGFDFFDGFAARLLNVQGELGKQLDSLADMVTSGVVPGIIMLQMLVNAFDKDAVGYFGVDSEGLTGSYIPYLGLLLTLGACYRLAKFNLDENQTESFIGLPTPAMSLFVISLPLIAEYSTQSFFVELVQNKWFLIVITLLLSYIMNAKLPLFSLKFKDFSFKKNIIKYSFLIASIVLIVLLHYVAIPLIIVLYVLLSLIKK; this is encoded by the coding sequence ATGAATATTAAAAGACACATTCCAAATTTACTAACCTTAGGAAACCTTTTCTGTGGAACAGTTGCTGCAATTTTTGCCGTTAAAGGAGATTTTGAAGGCGCAGCGTTATTGGTTGCTATTGGTATTGGGTTTGACTTTTTTGATGGTTTTGCAGCTCGTTTATTAAATGTTCAAGGAGAATTAGGTAAGCAATTAGATTCTTTGGCAGATATGGTTACAAGTGGTGTTGTGCCGGGAATTATAATGTTACAAATGCTTGTTAATGCATTTGATAAAGATGCTGTTGGTTATTTTGGAGTGGATTCAGAAGGTTTAACAGGAAGTTATATCCCGTACCTTGGTTTGCTATTAACTTTGGGAGCTTGTTATCGTTTAGCTAAATTTAATTTAGATGAAAATCAGACTGAAAGTTTTATTGGTTTACCAACACCAGCAATGAGTTTGTTTGTAATTTCTTTACCTTTAATTGCTGAATATTCGACACAAAGCTTCTTCGTAGAATTGGTGCAAAATAAATGGTTTTTAATAGTAATAACTTTACTTTTAAGTTATATAATGAATGCCAAATTACCTTTGTTCTCTTTAAAATTTAAAGATTTTTCATTCAAAAAGAATATAATTAAGTACTCTTTTTTAATTGCTTCTATAGTATTAATTGTATTGCTTCATTATGTAGCAATTCCTTTAATAATAGTATTGTATGTATTATTATCACTTATTAAAAAATAG
- the tatC gene encoding twin-arginine translocase subunit TatC: MAVEKEMSFLDHLEELRWHLVRSFVAIFIVGILVFTFQTFIFDTVLFAHLRPDFPTYQFLCKVFSAIGIDSSFCDLSFSQTLQSLNPTQQLMTAVWTSLILGFIFSFPYILWEFWKFIAPGLHSSERKKSKGFIFVSSFLFFLGVLFSYYVILPMSVYFFYNYQISDLVVNNFKLDGYVSLITNTLLGVAVFFELPVVIYFLSKIGLVTPEFLRTYRKHALVVVLVLSAIITPPDVASQIIVAVPIMILYEISIYVSKFVIKKQQKNVEKNPRV, encoded by the coding sequence ATGGCTGTAGAAAAAGAAATGTCTTTTTTAGACCATCTTGAAGAATTAAGATGGCATTTGGTAAGAAGTTTTGTAGCTATATTTATTGTAGGTATACTTGTATTTACTTTCCAAACTTTTATTTTTGATACGGTTTTATTTGCGCATTTAAGACCTGATTTTCCAACCTATCAATTTTTATGTAAAGTTTTTAGTGCTATTGGAATTGATAGTAGTTTTTGTGACTTATCATTTAGTCAAACCTTACAAAGTTTAAATCCTACACAGCAATTAATGACTGCGGTTTGGACGTCTTTAATTCTTGGTTTTATCTTTTCATTTCCTTATATTTTATGGGAATTTTGGAAATTTATTGCACCGGGTTTACATAGCAGTGAACGAAAAAAATCTAAAGGTTTTATTTTTGTTTCCTCTTTTTTATTCTTTCTTGGAGTGCTTTTTAGTTACTATGTAATTTTACCAATGTCAGTTTATTTCTTTTACAATTATCAAATTTCCGACTTAGTTGTAAATAATTTTAAACTAGATGGTTATGTAAGCTTAATCACCAATACTCTTTTAGGAGTTGCAGTATTTTTTGAGTTACCTGTAGTAATCTATTTTTTATCAAAAATTGGTTTAGTTACTCCAGAATTCCTAAGAACTTATAGAAAACACGCTTTAGTTGTAGTTTTAGTTTTATCAGCAATTATTACACCTCCAGACGTAGCAAGCCAAATAATTGTGGCAGTTCCAATTATGATTTTATACGAAATTAGTATTTACGTTTCAAAATTTGTTATCAAAAAACAACAAAAAAATGTCGAAAAAAATCCAAGAGTTTAA
- a CDS encoding carboxymuconolactone decarboxylase family protein → MSKKIQEFNEYRSKMNEKILATDNKVIKRIFNLDTNAFKEGHLPVKTKELLGLVASAVLRCDDCIQYHLESAMESGVSKEEMMETMSIANLVGGTIVIPHLRKALEYWELLEEEKQ, encoded by the coding sequence ATGTCGAAAAAAATCCAAGAGTTTAATGAATATCGTTCAAAAATGAACGAGAAAATTTTAGCTACAGATAATAAAGTAATAAAAAGAATTTTCAATTTAGATACCAATGCTTTTAAAGAAGGACACCTTCCTGTAAAGACAAAGGAGTTATTAGGTTTAGTAGCGTCAGCAGTTTTAAGATGTGATGATTGTATTCAATATCACCTAGAATCGGCTATGGAAAGTGGAGTTTCTAAAGAAGAAATGATGGAAACAATGTCTATTGCTAATTTAGTTGGTGGTACAATTGTAATTCCGCATTTAAGAAAAGCGCTAGAATATTGGGAGCTTTTAGAAGAAGAAAAACAGTAA